The following proteins are encoded in a genomic region of Deinococcota bacterium:
- a CDS encoding transposase codes for LAKAFVEMVRQQEASRLDEWLETATKSSVTPLRTFAAGKHLHKSSCEVLRAKSHNLARVRGAASTISFAWLLIKQDYSAVRAALETSWSNGQTEGRVTKLKLIKRAMYGRANFDLLRQRVLLEA; via the coding sequence CTCTAGCGAAAGCCTTTGTGGAGATGGTGCGGCAGCAGGAAGCGTCTCGTCTGGACGAGTGGCTGGAAACCGCCACCAAGAGCAGCGTGACCCCGTTACGTACCTTCGCGGCAGGTAAGCACCTACACAAAAGTTCTTGTGAAGTTCTCAGGGCTAAGAGCCACAATCTGGCGAGGGTAAGGGGAGCAGCTTCCACAATTTCTTTTGCATGGCTACTTATCAAGCAGGACTACTCGGCAGTACGTGCAGCGCTCGAAACGTCCTGGAGCAATGGCCAGACCGAAGGGCGGGTGACAAAACTCAAGCTCATCAAACGCGCTATGTACGGCAGAGCAAACTTCGACCTTCTACGGCAGCGGGTGCTTCTGGAAGCCTAA
- a CDS encoding phosphatidylinositol-specific phospholipase C/glycerophosphodiester phosphodiesterase family protein — translation MHDRPLLDALEHGFTSVEADIFLVLGVLAVAHEEHEIQMESTLQTLYLDPLRERIEANSGAVYQSGPSFTLLIDIKSDAEATYLALHEALASYRDILTTYGPNGMEAGPIQVIISGNRPRELMATQTVRYAGYDGRLTDLESPAPTTFIPLISDRWTSTFTWNGEGPIPPDQRQKLRDIVERVHAAGRRVRFWATPDTPGPAREAVWQELIAAGVDLINTDDLRALQRFLADITDQGS, via the coding sequence TTGCATGACCGCCCCCTCCTTGATGCGCTAGAACACGGCTTTACTAGTGTTGAGGCGGACATTTTTCTGGTTCTGGGCGTGCTGGCAGTGGCACACGAGGAGCACGAAATTCAGATGGAGAGTACTCTACAGACCCTCTATCTTGATCCACTACGCGAGCGCATTGAGGCGAACAGCGGTGCAGTCTATCAGAGCGGTCCGTCCTTTACCTTGCTGATTGATATCAAGAGCGATGCTGAAGCGACTTACCTTGCGCTGCATGAGGCGCTAGCGTCCTATAGGGACATCCTCACTACCTACGGGCCTAACGGGATGGAGGCGGGGCCGATACAAGTCATCATTTCGGGAAATCGCCCGCGCGAGCTGATGGCGACTCAAACTGTACGTTACGCCGGGTACGATGGCAGGCTAACTGATCTCGAATCCCCAGCACCCACCACCTTCATTCCCTTGATTAGTGACCGGTGGACCTCGACGTTCACCTGGAATGGTGAAGGGCCAATCCCGCCAGATCAGCGACAGAAGTTGCGTGATATTGTTGAGCGTGTGCATGCTGCCGGACGCCGCGTGCGCTTTTGGGCCACTCCGGATACACCAGGCCCGGCACGTGAGGCGGTATGGCAGGAGCTAATAGCAGCCGGAGTGGACCTCATTAATACCGATGACCTGCGGGCCCTGCAGCGATTCCTGGCAGATATAACTGATCAAGGAAGCTAG
- a CDS encoding sulfatase, with protein sequence MKAIMVMFDSLNRHMLPPYGCDWVHAPNFERLAKRSITFTNSYIGSMPCMPARRELHTGRYNFLHRSWGPLEPFDDSMPEILQKHGVYTHLVTDHQHYFEDGGGTYHNRYSSWEFVRGQEGDFWKGRVEPPETPAQSSFNEDHNPRMWVQDWINRSYMPQPEDQPQHQVFTLGLDFIRTNATANRWFLQIETFDPHEPFFTHQKYKDLYPHRYEGPHFDWPPYAQVREPAEFVEHVRYEYAALVSMCDEQLGRVIDVMDELDLWADTMLIVCTDHGFLLGEHDWWAKLKMPWYNLLANTPLFIWDPRSKMEGETRESLVQFIDLPATLLEYFAVPRPKDMQGQPLKETIENDRPVRDAALFGVHGGHVNCTDGHYVYMRAPEQADNKPLHEYTLMTTHLRTRFNPEELQTAGLAPPFSFTKGCPVLKIEARPWVDPRPFGTLLFDVLKDQKQNQPLSRPDIEARMLQFLIHLMHANDAPKEQYERLSILQLYASFLQALEAAKEAEA encoded by the coding sequence ATGAAAGCGATTATGGTGATGTTTGATTCACTCAATCGGCATATGCTACCGCCGTACGGCTGTGATTGGGTACACGCCCCGAACTTCGAGCGCCTTGCTAAGCGCAGCATCACTTTCACCAACAGTTACATCGGAAGCATGCCATGCATGCCAGCGCGCCGTGAACTGCACACCGGGCGGTACAACTTTCTGCACCGGAGCTGGGGACCACTCGAGCCGTTTGATGATTCTATGCCTGAAATTCTTCAGAAGCATGGGGTGTACACGCACCTGGTGACAGACCATCAGCATTATTTCGAGGACGGCGGCGGAACCTACCATAATCGTTACAGCAGTTGGGAGTTCGTGCGCGGCCAAGAGGGAGACTTCTGGAAGGGCCGTGTCGAACCTCCCGAGACACCAGCCCAGAGCAGTTTCAACGAAGACCACAATCCGCGCATGTGGGTCCAAGACTGGATCAACCGTAGCTACATGCCACAGCCGGAAGATCAACCGCAACACCAAGTGTTCACCTTGGGATTGGATTTCATACGTACGAACGCCACTGCCAACAGGTGGTTCCTGCAGATCGAGACCTTTGACCCTCACGAGCCATTCTTCACCCATCAAAAGTACAAGGACCTCTACCCGCACAGGTATGAGGGTCCGCACTTCGACTGGCCACCCTACGCGCAGGTCCGCGAACCGGCAGAATTCGTCGAGCATGTTCGTTACGAATACGCGGCTTTAGTGAGCATGTGCGACGAGCAGTTGGGACGCGTGATAGATGTCATGGATGAGCTTGACTTATGGGCAGATACCATGCTCATCGTCTGTACTGACCATGGTTTCCTTTTGGGCGAACACGACTGGTGGGCGAAGCTCAAAATGCCCTGGTATAACCTCCTCGCGAATACCCCCCTCTTCATCTGGGACCCGCGCAGCAAAATGGAGGGTGAGACACGCGAGAGCCTGGTGCAATTTATTGACCTTCCGGCCACCCTGCTCGAGTACTTTGCCGTTCCGCGTCCGAAAGACATGCAAGGTCAGCCGCTCAAAGAAACGATTGAAAACGACAGACCAGTACGCGATGCGGCTTTGTTCGGCGTTCACGGCGGCCACGTCAACTGTACCGATGGACACTACGTCTATATGCGAGCCCCGGAGCAGGCGGACAATAAACCACTGCACGAATACACCCTTATGACCACACATCTCCGAACGCGATTCAACCCCGAGGAGTTGCAAACTGCGGGATTAGCGCCACCCTTTAGCTTCACGAAAGGGTGTCCCGTTCTGAAGATCGAAGCGCGGCCGTGGGTTGATCCGCGACCGTTCGGGACGTTGCTGTTTGATGTGTTAAAGGACCAGAAGCAAAATCAGCCACTCAGTAGGCCGGATATTGAGGCGCGTATGCTTCAGTTCCTCATCCATTTGATGCATGCGAACGATGCGCCTAAGGAGCAGTACGAGCGCCTAAGCATTTTGCAGCTCTACGCGAGTTTTCTCCAAGCTCTTGAGGCGGCGAAGGAAGCCGAGGCTTAA